Proteins encoded in a region of the Paenibacillus pedocola genome:
- a CDS encoding GGDEF domain-containing protein, whose translation MHIPPPTPRQNHWNRVLLNTFWLVLLVYLASQLFISLSMWGLRPEFTDRQYFVTHVFIPDSIILVLILILESIRKWKPEYSELSIVFASHIYAILIITNLSIDYPVKPLIMLAPLLVSMIYLKSSYMKLSSAICLIYTVMLFISTPSYEYTLRIQHVIIALIFAATALAGFGVICRGKDLMRSLEDSVKSEQDLRIQNIIMDRLSKIDPLTDLYNHKTFHEYLGWLIEHQQSNPFPMQLAVLDIDNFKKVNDQYGHWVGDIVLKQVAAMVLKHIGTDDFAARYGGEEFVVILTAKPLNEANEIMERILTGIAGMPVAEMEGSSVTVSIGMHEFSATDSKSFTFQQADDALYEAKKTGKNKIVLL comes from the coding sequence ATGCATATCCCACCCCCAACTCCTCGCCAAAATCACTGGAACCGGGTACTTCTGAATACATTCTGGCTGGTTCTGCTTGTGTATTTGGCAAGCCAGCTGTTTATATCACTATCTATGTGGGGCCTTAGACCTGAATTTACGGACCGTCAATATTTCGTTACCCATGTGTTCATTCCCGATTCCATCATCCTTGTCCTTATTCTCATCCTGGAATCGATCCGCAAATGGAAGCCTGAGTATTCAGAACTCTCAATTGTTTTTGCAAGTCATATCTATGCTATCCTAATCATTACAAATCTTAGTATAGATTATCCGGTGAAGCCGCTTATCATGCTTGCGCCTCTGCTTGTATCAATGATTTATCTGAAAAGCAGTTACATGAAATTATCCTCAGCCATTTGTCTGATTTACACCGTTATGCTGTTTATTAGTACACCGTCCTACGAATATACGCTGCGGATCCAGCATGTTATTATCGCTCTGATCTTCGCCGCTACTGCGCTGGCCGGATTTGGAGTTATTTGCCGGGGCAAAGACCTTATGCGTTCGCTGGAAGACTCTGTGAAGTCGGAGCAGGACCTGCGGATCCAGAATATCATCATGGACCGGCTCTCCAAAATTGACCCTTTGACCGACTTGTATAACCATAAGACCTTTCATGAATATCTGGGCTGGCTCATCGAGCATCAGCAGAGCAATCCCTTTCCGATGCAGCTGGCGGTCCTGGATATCGACAATTTCAAAAAAGTGAATGACCAGTACGGGCACTGGGTAGGAGATATAGTTCTTAAGCAAGTAGCTGCTATGGTGCTGAAACATATCGGCACTGATGATTTTGCCGCCAGGTACGGGGGAGAGGAATTCGTAGTTATCCTGACCGCTAAGCCCCTGAATGAGGCCAATGAAATAATGGAGCGGATCCTGACCGGCATCGCAGGCATGCCGGTCGCGGAAATGGAGGGCAGCTCCGTAACCGTAAGCATCGGAATGCATGAGTTTTCAGCCACCGACTCGAAAAGCTTCACCTTCCAGCAGGCGGATGATGCCCTCTACGAAGCAAAAAAAACCGGTAAAAATAAAATTGTTTTGCTGTAA
- a CDS encoding EAL domain-containing protein codes for MKRCKLLLLISIVFMLAPPAAAHAERQDIRYQAELDYPPYKYIENGYLTGFDIDLTGMIFEKHNYLIHYNTGDWENTYKLLRNGRIHTTGLMAVTEQRKKDILFSTPVFKSYVSVYSRSALKEKVTLSTLGKYKVGVGKDQYPETVLQSKAHVSQYIEYATVPDALNALQNGEIDLLFENQGVVDYLIVERGLTGKIIRKMSNLYPVEVAYGVSKSMPGLVPYINARLERLRRSGAFEELYQQYFFAHSDSYTAMIYGRIISGIVIGASVLLFGVICIRIYIRRLRRKIHSEQEFFEDVIEHTGMMVWAVLGDKRIVRFNQYAEKMTGLKEKEVLGKRLDELPDLKGGVALLGDLLTRAVNRDYVNNVELKLPDHSPEARFFSIRTTLIKGMDEQDEDIYLLVGLDIDECKQSGLKLQLSYEELESTYEELSATEAELHEQLHKLSVSERRFRLTSEGSGAYIWELDSNTGSYKLSDRWYEVMGYTEEEINSFDNGVLSIIHPNDQQAANKARQDHLNGLTPIYETEYRMRTKDNNYIWFEVRGKAMTNPADGVVLFHGSLIDISRRKQAELNLNNSYQELEATYEQLTATQQELVEQYDMLLENQKNIHRLAYMDSLSNLPNRISLLETMEKYFRRPGSTAALLFVDTDNFKYINDTLGHKSGDILIRKASERLESLVQNEAMLSRLGGDEFVIFIEDAVDRDKVLSLADNILRAFRKSFLIGESNLYVSVSIGISFYPEDGETTEEILKNADVAMYRAKEEGKGTYVVYDKSMHTPFNERMNIEKHLRSAMNNNEFELHYQPQVDIKTGLISGFEALIRWNSPVLGFVSPLSFIKIAEDSRLIIYIGEWVLREACSFMKSIHDRTGLLHKISVNISIIQLLQDDFVEMVLESLEESGLEPSCLELEITESIFMESFENTVSKLEFLKSRGIRIALDDFGTGYSSLSYLQHLPISTLKMDKIFIDSLADDSYSQTFVHTIIVLGHRMGLEVVAEGVEDVSQLAFLNESDCDKVQGYLVSKPVPQRGVWELLEHQNFY; via the coding sequence ATGAAGCGGTGTAAACTCTTGCTTCTAATTAGCATTGTGTTCATGCTTGCACCCCCTGCTGCCGCTCACGCTGAAAGACAGGACATAAGATACCAGGCAGAATTAGATTATCCGCCTTATAAGTACATAGAGAATGGATATCTGACCGGCTTTGATATCGACTTGACGGGCATGATTTTTGAAAAGCATAATTATCTGATTCATTACAATACGGGTGATTGGGAGAATACCTACAAGCTGCTCAGGAACGGAAGGATCCACACAACCGGACTTATGGCTGTGACGGAGCAAAGGAAAAAGGACATATTATTCTCTACTCCTGTATTTAAGAGCTATGTCTCCGTGTACTCACGGTCAGCGCTTAAAGAAAAGGTCACCCTAAGCACCCTGGGAAAATATAAGGTCGGCGTAGGCAAAGACCAATACCCGGAAACAGTCCTGCAGAGCAAAGCACATGTTTCGCAATACATAGAATACGCAACCGTACCGGATGCGCTGAATGCTCTACAGAATGGCGAAATTGATCTCCTGTTTGAGAACCAGGGGGTAGTCGACTATTTAATTGTTGAACGGGGATTGACGGGTAAAATTATCCGCAAAATGAGCAATTTATACCCTGTAGAAGTTGCTTATGGCGTGAGTAAATCAATGCCCGGGCTTGTCCCGTATATCAATGCGAGGCTTGAGCGGCTCCGGCGTTCCGGGGCTTTTGAAGAACTGTATCAGCAATATTTCTTTGCTCATTCCGACAGCTACACCGCAATGATATATGGCCGGATTATTTCCGGTATTGTTATTGGTGCGTCTGTACTTTTATTTGGGGTTATTTGCATCAGGATATATATCCGGCGGCTCCGGCGGAAGATTCATTCGGAGCAGGAATTTTTTGAAGATGTCATCGAACATACCGGTATGATGGTGTGGGCAGTGCTAGGCGATAAGAGGATTGTGCGCTTTAATCAATATGCCGAAAAAATGACCGGGCTAAAAGAGAAGGAAGTGCTGGGTAAAAGGCTTGATGAGCTCCCTGATCTTAAAGGCGGAGTTGCTCTGCTTGGGGATTTGCTGACCAGGGCGGTCAACCGGGATTACGTGAATAATGTGGAATTGAAGCTGCCTGATCATTCACCGGAAGCGCGTTTTTTCTCTATACGGACTACATTAATCAAGGGCATGGACGAGCAGGATGAGGATATCTATCTTCTCGTGGGGCTGGATATCGATGAATGCAAACAGAGCGGGCTTAAGCTGCAGCTCAGCTATGAGGAACTGGAATCCACCTACGAGGAGCTGTCGGCAACAGAGGCTGAACTGCATGAACAGCTGCATAAGCTGAGTGTAAGCGAACGCCGCTTCCGCCTGACTTCGGAAGGCTCCGGGGCCTATATATGGGAGCTGGACTCCAATACCGGGAGCTATAAGCTGTCAGACCGCTGGTATGAGGTTATGGGCTATACAGAGGAAGAGATTAACTCGTTCGATAATGGGGTTCTCAGTATTATTCACCCTAATGACCAGCAGGCTGCGAACAAAGCCAGGCAGGATCATCTTAACGGACTGACCCCGATCTACGAAACCGAATACCGCATGCGCACCAAGGACAATAATTATATCTGGTTTGAAGTCAGAGGCAAAGCTATGACTAACCCTGCAGACGGGGTGGTGCTGTTCCATGGCTCCCTGATCGATATAAGCAGACGTAAGCAGGCGGAGCTCAATCTGAATAACAGCTACCAGGAGCTGGAAGCGACCTATGAACAGCTCACGGCGACACAGCAGGAGCTTGTAGAGCAATACGACATGCTGCTTGAGAATCAAAAGAACATCCACCGCCTGGCCTATATGGATTCGCTCAGTAATCTGCCGAACCGTATCTCCCTGCTGGAGACGATGGAGAAATACTTCCGGCGGCCGGGCAGCACAGCTGCGCTATTGTTCGTGGACACAGATAATTTTAAATATATTAACGATACGCTGGGTCATAAATCAGGGGATATTCTGATCCGTAAGGCCAGTGAGAGATTAGAGTCGCTTGTCCAGAATGAGGCGATGCTCTCCAGGCTCGGAGGCGACGAATTCGTGATATTTATCGAAGATGCGGTCGACCGTGATAAAGTGCTTAGCTTAGCAGATAATATTCTGCGCGCCTTCCGTAAATCTTTTCTTATCGGAGAGAGTAATCTGTATGTATCCGTCAGCATCGGCATTTCGTTCTACCCGGAAGACGGAGAAACTACAGAGGAGATTCTTAAGAATGCCGACGTGGCGATGTACCGGGCCAAAGAGGAAGGAAAGGGCACCTACGTCGTCTATGACAAATCGATGCATACCCCGTTCAACGAACGGATGAATATTGAGAAGCATCTGCGCAGTGCAATGAACAACAATGAATTTGAGCTGCACTATCAGCCTCAAGTGGATATTAAGACAGGTTTGATCTCCGGTTTTGAAGCTTTGATCCGCTGGAATAGTCCGGTGCTCGGATTTGTGTCTCCGCTCTCTTTCATTAAAATTGCTGAAGATTCCAGGCTGATTATCTATATCGGAGAATGGGTGCTGAGAGAAGCCTGCAGTTTTATGAAAAGCATCCATGACCGCACCGGCCTGCTCCACAAAATATCCGTGAACATCTCGATTATCCAGCTGCTGCAGGATGATTTCGTGGAAATGGTCTTGGAAAGCCTGGAGGAAAGCGGTCTTGAACCAAGCTGTCTGGAGCTTGAGATTACGGAATCCATCTTCATGGAATCCTTCGAAAATACGGTCAGCAAGCTGGAGTTCCTCAAGTCACGCGGAATCCGCATTGCCCTGGATGATTTCGGAACCGGTTATTCTTCCTTGAGTTATTTGCAGCACCTCCCGATTTCTACGCTCAAAATGGATAAGATCTTTATCGATTCCCTGGCCGATGACTCGTACAGCCAAACATTCGTTCACACCATTATTGTGCTTGGCCATAGAATGGGGCTTGAGGTTGTAGCCGAAGGAGTAGAGGATGTCAGTCAGCTGGCATTCCTGAACGAATCTGACTGTGACAAGGTTCAAGGCTATCTGGTAAGTAAGCCTGTGCCTCAGCGGGGCGTGTGGGAACTGCTTGAACATCAGAATTTTTATTGA